The proteins below are encoded in one region of Mytilus trossulus isolate FHL-02 unplaced genomic scaffold, PNRI_Mtr1.1.1.hap1 h1tg000772l__unscaffolded, whole genome shotgun sequence:
- the LOC134702910 gene encoding LOW QUALITY PROTEIN: cytochrome c oxidase subunit 1-like (The sequence of the model RefSeq protein was modified relative to this genomic sequence to represent the inferred CDS: substituted 13 bases at 13 genomic stop codons), whose translation MIKILKKEEVGGYGEVESWXRRWLXSTNHKDIGTLYLYSGVXGGLFGARLRLMIRMQLGHPGAVFLKRDXFYNVVVTTHALIIIFFAVIPILIGAFGNWLIPLLVGGKDIIYPRINNLSYXLSPNALYLLILSFRTDKGVGAGXTIYPPLSVYPYHRGPRMDVLIVSLHLAGLSSLVGAINFARTNKNMPVLEMKGERAELYVLRIRVTAVLLIISIPVLGGGITIILFDRNFNTTFFDPAGGGDPVLFQHLFXFFGHPEVYILILPAFGVISKVIMHCSGKEAVFGLIGIVYAIIGIGGLGCMVWAHHMFTVGLNVDTRGYFSTATIVIAVPTGVKVFRXLATIAGRKFKIKPAAYXSTGFLFLFTVGGLTGVLLSRASMDVSLHDTYYVVAHFHYVLRIGAVFGVFCGLNHWLPNFVGVCFNKKWRKAHFIAIFFGVNTTFFPQHFLGLRGMPRRYIDYADIYAHXHWVSSYGSAVSFGSLIYFKFLLXEALVSQRGVVFSGGLCGEIDXAGTRDLYPGRKHVYSQLPFVXTNPYNTCITYIYKKSRNQ comes from the coding sequence atgataaaaatactaaaaaaggaAGAAGTAGGGGGTTATGGAGAAGTGGAGTCCTGGTGACGTCGATGGCTGTGATCAACAAATCACAAAGATATTGGAACCCTTTATCTGTATAGCGGAGTCTGAGGAGGGTTGTTTGGAGCAAGGTTGAGGTTAATGATCCGAATGCAACTGGGGCATCCTGGAGCAGTGTTCTTAAAAAGAGATTGATTCTATAATGTGGTGGTTACAACGCATgccttaataataattttttttgctgtgATACCTATCTTAATTGGAGCTTTCGGTAATTGGTTGATTCCTCTGCTAGTAGGAGGTAAAGATATAATTTACCCGCGAATAAACAACTTAAGTTATTGACTATCTCCTAATGCACTATATTTACTAATACTGTCCTTTAGAACGGATAAAGGAGTTGGTGCTGGATGAACTATTTACCCCCCTTTATCTGTGTACCCCTATCATAGGGGCCCTAGGATGGATGTTCTTATTGTGTCACTACATCTAGCTGGGCTCAGCTCTCTAGTGGGGGCTATTAACTTTGCTAGGACCAATAAAAATATGCCAGTGTTAGAAATGAAAGGAGAACGAGCGGAGCTTTATGTTTTAAGGATTAGAGTTACTGcagttcttttaattatttcaattccgGTTCTAGGAGGGGGCATCACAATAATCTTGTTTGACCGAAACTTTAACACAACTTTTTTCGATCCCGCAGGAGGGGGGGACCCCGTTTtgttccaacatttgttttgattttttgggcATCCGGAAGTGTATATTCTTATTCTACCTGCCTTTGGTGTGATATCAAAAGTAATTATGCATTGCTCTGGAAAAGAAGCGGTTTTTGGTCTAATTGGGATAGTATACGCAATAATCGGAATTGGAGGGTTAGGGTGTATGGTGTGGGCTCACCACATGTTTACCGTAGGTCTTAATGTTGATACTCGAGGCTATTTTTCTACCGCAACTATAGTAATCGCTGTTCCAACAGGGGTGAAAGTATTCAGATGACTGGCAACTATAGcaggaagaaaattcaaaataaagccTGCCGCCTACTGAAGTACTGGGTTTCTGTTTTTATTCACCGTGGGAGGGCTAACAGGGGTCTTACTGTCTAGGGCTTCTATGGATGTGTCTCTACACGACACATATTATGTGGTGGCTCATTTCCATTATGTGCTAAGAATAGGGGCGGTGTTTGGGGTGTTCTGTGGTCTTAACCATTGGTTGCCAAATTTTGTTGGAGTATGCTTTAATAAGAAATGGAGGAAAGCCCAttttatagcaatattttttggggtaaataCTACCTTCTTTCCTCAGCATTTCTTAGGCCTAAGAGGAATGCCTCGACGGTATATAGACTACGCTGATATTTATGCTCACTGACATTGGGTGTCTTCTTATGGGTCCGCTGTGTCTTTTGGGTctctaatatattttaagttccTTCTATGAGAGGCTCTAGTAAGCCAGCGAGGGGTTGTATTTAGTGGGGGTTTATGTGGTGAAATAGACTGAGCAGGTACCCGAGACCTTTATCCAGGAAGGAAGCATGTTTATAGCCAATTGCCATTTGTGTGAACTAACCCTTATAACACgtgtatcacttatatttataagaaatcgcgtaatcaataa
- the LOC134702913 gene encoding LOW QUALITY PROTEIN: NADH-ubiquinone oxidoreductase chain 2-like (The sequence of the model RefSeq protein was modified relative to this genomic sequence to represent the inferred CDS: deleted 1 base in 1 codon; substituted 3 bases at 3 genomic stop codons), producing the protein MVSFVVRPIKLVRLGVILIGTILRVRREEIVGVXLGLELNLYGFLVIINPDGHYSPEPCVKYFVVQRTGSILILVGFVTLIEQHVVRGLVIRGAGTVLKSGVFPLHSWVPSIIKNSRWLARGLILTWQKVAPLVFLSIIIPSKGLXVVIVLIAGIGAVGGLNQNSVRVISAYSSFVHTSXMLLGLTWSRVVFVGYFAVYSLSVGLFFYGCSIINKTRMGGQISRAARGIGLLILMGMPPFLGFLAKVLVFLMRGRAVIVACIIGSVIRLKFYIDFFYRIVIKRLVDKNKAEFKIMWRIVIGANLAGGALILVRFI; encoded by the exons ATGGTAAGCTTTGTGGTAAGACCTATAAAATTAGTGAGATTAGGGGTAATATTGATCGGGACAATTCTTAGGGTTAGAAGAGAAGAGATAGTAGGGGTGTGACTCGGTTTAGAGCTAAATCTGTATGGATTTCTTGTAATTATAAACCCTGATGGTCACTATAGTCCTGAGCcctgtgtaaaatattttgtggtaCAAAGAACGGGGTCAATTCTGATACTAGTGGGTTTTGTAACCTTGATAGAGCAGCACGTAGTGAGAGGGCTGGTGATAAGGGGGGCGGGTACAGTGTTAAAATCTGGCGTT TTCCCGCTACATTCGTGGGTCCCTTCAATTATTAAGAACAGCAGATGGTTAGCAAGAGGGTTAATATTAACTTGGCAAAAAGTCGCCCCCCTtgtctttttatcaataattatacCCTCTAAGGGGTTGTGAGTAGTAATTGTATTGATAGCTGGAATTGGGGCAGTAGGGGGCCTTAACCAGAATTCAGTACGAGTAATAAGCGCGTACTCGTCGTTTGTGCATACATCATGAATGCTGTTAGGGCTCACATGGTCAAGAGTAGTCTTTGTAGGGTATTTTGCAGTTTACTCGCTGTCGGTAGGGCTGTTTTTTTATGGGTgctcaataataaacaaaacaagaatgggCGGTCAGATTAGTAGAGCCGCGAGGGGTATAGGGTTACTGATACTGATGGGGATGCCTCCTTTCCTTGGCTTTCTAGCGAAAGTATTGGTGTTTCTAATGAGAGGAAGGGCTGTAATCGTGGCTTGTATTATAGGTTCAGTAATCAGGCTAAAATTCtacattgactttttttataggATAGTAATAAAAAGGTTAGTAGACAAAAACAAAGCAGAATTCAAGATTATGTGGAGGATAGTGATCGGGGCTAACCTAGCAGGGGGGGCATTGATCTTGGTGAGATTTATTTAG